Proteins encoded by one window of Cellvibrio sp. KY-GH-1:
- the prsR gene encoding PEP-CTERM-box response regulator transcription factor — protein sequence MSKSTTTKPILLIVEDDTGLQSQLRWHFDQYETVVADNRQDAIAALRLHEAPVIIQDLGLPPDEDGVDEGFKCIQDILRIAPNSKIIVMTGKTDRDNALRAVAMGAYDFYQKPVDPNTLDLIVQRAFHIFDLEDYNRRLNISQQAPLEGMITNDPQMLKICRQLEKISPTTVTCTLLGESGTGKEVMARAIHQLSPRRNKRFVAINCAAVPENLIESELFGYEKGAFTGANKTTLGKVETAHEGTLFLDEIGDMPHNLQAKLLRFLQERVIERVGGRSEIPVDVRVICATNKDLEAMVRDGSFREDLFYRICEMTVNIPPLRNRLGDKVLLARHFKLQFAKEHGQNVTGFTPDAIAAIENYAWPGNIREMENKIKRAVIMADGKYVTREDLGLAEAGELSLNLRHVRQEAERGAILRALSMTDNNISAAAKLLGVTRPTFYDLIKKYDVNQNYLENGNDHEKNDSAI from the coding sequence ATGAGCAAATCAACCACCACCAAACCTATTCTCCTGATTGTTGAAGATGACACCGGCCTGCAAAGCCAATTGCGCTGGCATTTTGATCAATACGAAACTGTCGTTGCCGATAATCGTCAAGACGCGATAGCCGCTCTACGCCTGCACGAAGCGCCAGTCATTATTCAGGATCTTGGCCTACCTCCCGATGAAGATGGTGTCGATGAAGGATTTAAATGCATACAGGACATTTTGCGTATCGCACCCAATAGCAAAATTATTGTGATGACAGGTAAAACAGATCGCGACAACGCACTGCGCGCTGTCGCCATGGGCGCCTATGATTTTTACCAAAAGCCGGTAGATCCCAACACGCTGGATTTGATCGTGCAGCGAGCCTTCCACATCTTTGACTTGGAAGATTACAACCGTCGCCTAAATATCTCGCAGCAAGCACCGCTCGAAGGTATGATCACCAACGATCCACAAATGCTCAAAATTTGTCGCCAGCTGGAAAAAATTTCCCCAACAACAGTAACCTGTACTTTGCTGGGGGAAAGCGGCACCGGCAAGGAAGTTATGGCGCGCGCCATTCACCAACTTAGCCCCAGGAGAAACAAGCGCTTTGTCGCCATCAATTGCGCGGCCGTACCTGAAAATCTGATTGAGAGCGAGCTGTTTGGCTATGAAAAGGGAGCTTTTACCGGGGCCAATAAAACCACCCTTGGCAAGGTAGAAACCGCCCATGAAGGCACCCTGTTTCTCGATGAAATTGGTGATATGCCTCACAATTTGCAAGCGAAACTTTTGCGCTTTTTACAGGAAAGAGTTATTGAACGCGTCGGCGGCAGAAGTGAAATTCCCGTGGATGTGCGGGTGATATGCGCTACCAATAAAGATCTGGAAGCCATGGTACGCGATGGCAGTTTCCGCGAAGATTTGTTTTACCGCATTTGCGAAATGACGGTTAACATTCCACCCCTTCGCAATCGCCTTGGCGATAAGGTCTTATTGGCGCGCCACTTTAAGTTGCAGTTCGCCAAGGAGCACGGTCAAAACGTAACGGGATTTACGCCTGATGCTATCGCCGCCATCGAAAACTATGCGTGGCCAGGCAATATCCGCGAAATGGAAAACAAAATAAAACGCGCTGTAATTATGGCTGACGGTAAATATGTCACCCGAGAGGATTTGGGCTTGGCTGAAGCTGGTGAGCTATCGCTCAATTTACGGCATGTCCGCCAGGAGGCAGAGCGAGGTGCCATATTGCGCGCACTAAGCATGACCGACAACAATATCTCGGCCGCCGCCAAGCTATTGGGAGTCACCCGGCCAACGTTTTATGATCTTATTAAAAAATATGATGTAAACCAAAACTATCTCGAAAACGGCAATGATCACGAAAAAAATGATTCTGCGATTTAA
- the prsK gene encoding XrtA/PEP-CTERM system histidine kinase PrsK — MEYNSVTLVAYFSAAVVAALLTATYLFQLTRQRKTWIFAGAAAIHTLHLGSVALSFSNYSIPLYMLIIFEYLHYNAWVFCISLNLKRSSQRRQLPTSMQLLFSGGWPITALAIAMLFIPNVNQAGLSVWFALGLAVIALVSVEQLYRFAAENDRQIKLLCMNLAAIFLYDIYLFTHALIFKGLDPMLWQSRAAVSIATCLFMALGGLLLLQQTERPANFNLSRPIAFYTTSLVGVGVLITVLSLGGYYVRLYGGNWGTVFYSLLLVAAVLLIATVFVSSRIRMRLSVLINKHLFRYKYDYRNEWLRLINYLAQPADASEVNQRAFFAVASTTKAPSGAIWLRKQGFYEPVYRANLPGFVDLQEEPVDSPFCRAFIESEWVFIPDSGDNQALGQHNELLPGWTHNIPDLWILFPLIVGEELVGFMALTKPGGDETLTWEDLDLLKTMGRQVASYLKRHQQAEQLVEGRQFDTYNKLVAFIIHDLNNLIAQQALVVRNAEKHKGNPAFIEDAIKTISNSVDRMNNLLKKLRRDDSDLVKRLSISEVVNQAVQECQQRSSPKLTAEIESSLRTINADQVRLVMTITNFIKNAQEATPDTGRVHVTLEIQQHRATIMIEDTGSGMDWDFIHNRLFKPFETTKSGKGMGIGVYLSREYISELSGTLNVASEVGEGTTITITLPLNKD, encoded by the coding sequence GCGCCGCCGCCATACACACGTTGCACTTAGGCAGCGTTGCGCTGTCCTTCTCGAATTACTCAATCCCGCTGTACATGCTCATTATCTTTGAATATCTGCACTACAACGCCTGGGTATTCTGCATAAGCCTCAATTTGAAACGCAGCAGCCAGCGAAGACAATTACCCACTAGCATGCAGTTGTTATTTAGCGGTGGTTGGCCAATCACCGCGCTGGCCATTGCCATGCTGTTTATCCCTAATGTGAATCAGGCGGGACTGTCGGTGTGGTTTGCACTGGGGCTGGCGGTAATCGCGCTGGTCAGCGTCGAGCAACTCTACCGCTTTGCGGCGGAAAACGATCGCCAGATAAAGTTGCTTTGCATGAATTTGGCGGCAATTTTCCTCTATGACATCTATCTATTTACCCATGCGCTGATCTTTAAGGGGCTCGACCCGATGCTCTGGCAATCGCGCGCTGCTGTATCTATCGCAACCTGCCTATTTATGGCATTGGGGGGCCTGCTGTTATTGCAGCAAACCGAACGTCCTGCCAATTTCAATCTCTCTCGGCCTATCGCGTTTTACACCACATCCCTGGTTGGAGTCGGGGTTCTAATCACCGTACTCTCATTAGGTGGATACTATGTGCGTCTTTACGGCGGCAACTGGGGAACTGTTTTCTACAGCTTGTTGTTGGTAGCCGCAGTATTACTTATCGCTACAGTGTTCGTTTCAAGTCGTATCCGTATGCGGCTATCTGTGCTTATCAACAAACATTTATTTCGCTACAAATACGACTACCGCAATGAGTGGTTGCGCCTGATCAATTATCTGGCTCAACCCGCCGACGCCAGTGAAGTCAACCAGCGCGCATTTTTTGCTGTTGCCTCTACCACTAAAGCGCCCAGTGGCGCGATCTGGTTGCGCAAGCAGGGGTTTTATGAGCCAGTCTACCGGGCCAACCTGCCCGGCTTTGTCGACCTGCAAGAGGAACCAGTAGACAGCCCATTTTGCCGCGCGTTTATCGAATCCGAGTGGGTATTTATTCCCGATAGCGGTGACAACCAGGCGCTCGGTCAGCACAACGAGCTGCTGCCCGGCTGGACCCATAATATCCCCGACCTATGGATTCTCTTTCCATTGATCGTCGGCGAGGAGCTGGTCGGTTTTATGGCCCTCACCAAACCTGGTGGCGATGAAACCCTGACCTGGGAAGATCTGGACTTGCTTAAAACCATGGGGCGCCAGGTTGCCAGCTACCTTAAGCGCCATCAACAAGCCGAACAATTGGTGGAAGGGCGCCAGTTTGATACCTACAACAAACTGGTTGCTTTTATTATTCATGATCTCAACAACCTGATTGCCCAGCAGGCACTAGTCGTCCGCAACGCCGAAAAACACAAAGGCAACCCGGCATTTATAGAAGACGCGATTAAAACCATCAGTAATTCAGTTGACCGCATGAACAACTTGCTGAAAAAGTTGCGCCGCGATGACTCCGATTTAGTCAAACGCCTCTCGATTAGCGAAGTTGTCAATCAAGCGGTACAAGAATGCCAACAACGCAGCAGCCCCAAGCTAACCGCAGAGATTGAATCCAGTCTACGCACAATCAACGCCGACCAGGTAAGACTGGTGATGACTATTACCAACTTCATCAAAAATGCTCAGGAAGCGACCCCGGACACTGGCCGGGTTCATGTTACACTTGAGATACAACAACATAGAGCCACAATTATGATTGAGGACACAGGCTCGGGGATGGACTGGGACTTTATCCACAATCGATTATTCAAACCCTTTGAAACAACCAAATCCGGTAAAGGTATGGGAATTGGCGTGTATCTATCGCGCGAATACATTAGCGAATTGAGTGGAACCCTGAATGTCGCCAGCGAAGTTGGCGAAGGTACAACCATTACAATTACCCTGCCACTGAACAAGGATTAG